In a single window of the Natronosalvus caseinilyticus genome:
- a CDS encoding SRPBCC family protein, with the protein MPTFEHTIEVEAPVDRVFQFGIDPENWRRTMPSLTDVEIVEETDDALLMNATYRLLGTSMDGKMEMRIAEPNKHTITTFESPGMTGELHYHYAATDSGTKVVQRADYEFGDSLIERVLEPVAKRYNERQFKHSLRTSKELVEAEATSVIEA; encoded by the coding sequence ATGCCCACGTTCGAGCACACGATCGAAGTCGAAGCGCCCGTAGACCGCGTCTTTCAGTTCGGGATCGACCCCGAGAACTGGCGACGAACCATGCCCAGCCTGACCGACGTCGAGATAGTCGAGGAGACCGACGACGCCCTCCTGATGAACGCCACTTACAGGCTGCTCGGCACCTCGATGGACGGTAAAATGGAGATGCGAATCGCCGAACCGAATAAACACACGATCACCACGTTCGAGAGCCCCGGTATGACCGGGGAGCTACACTACCACTACGCAGCGACCGATTCCGGGACGAAGGTCGTCCAGCGGGCCGACTACGAGTTCGGCGACTCGCTGATCGAGCGCGTGCTCGAACCCGTCGCGAAGCGGTACAACGAGCGCCAGTTCAAACACTCGCTCCGGACGTCCAAAGAGCTCGTCGAAGCTGAGGCGACATCGGTTATTGAAGCCTGA
- a CDS encoding AAA family ATPase gives MDVTQASEECNTVLDAIGKAVICDREFLETVLLGVVGRGHVLLEDVPGTGKTLTARSVATALGLSFSRIQFTPDLLPSDVTGTHVFNEQDREFEFNEGPIFANIVLADEINRAPPKTQAALLEAMEEGQVTTDGETRQLPQPFFVIATQNPVEQEGTFPLPEAQVDRFLVKTSMGYPDEGGEIELLQRRANRDEMSPSIETVFEPEHVTALRQVPETVTVDQDLLEYVVALARQTRTDGRVEVGVSPRGTQRLFEAARAYATIAGREYVTPDDIKRVAHPVMAHRLVLTPDATVNEVSKSQIVDAVLDSVPVPTLE, from the coding sequence ATGGACGTCACTCAGGCCAGCGAAGAGTGCAACACGGTACTCGACGCAATCGGCAAGGCCGTCATCTGCGACCGTGAATTTCTCGAGACCGTCCTCCTCGGCGTCGTCGGACGCGGGCACGTCCTGCTCGAGGACGTCCCCGGCACGGGGAAGACCCTCACCGCCCGCAGCGTCGCGACCGCCCTCGGACTGTCGTTCTCGCGCATCCAGTTCACCCCGGACCTCCTCCCATCGGACGTGACCGGCACACACGTCTTCAACGAGCAGGACCGCGAGTTCGAGTTCAACGAAGGTCCCATCTTCGCGAACATCGTCCTCGCCGACGAGATCAACCGTGCGCCGCCGAAGACCCAGGCCGCGCTGCTCGAGGCGATGGAGGAGGGGCAGGTGACGACTGACGGCGAGACCCGACAGCTGCCACAGCCGTTCTTCGTCATCGCGACTCAGAACCCCGTGGAGCAGGAGGGGACGTTCCCCCTCCCAGAGGCGCAGGTCGATCGTTTCCTCGTGAAGACCTCGATGGGGTATCCCGACGAAGGTGGGGAGATCGAACTCCTCCAGCGGCGGGCGAATCGCGACGAGATGAGTCCCTCCATCGAGACGGTCTTCGAACCCGAACACGTCACCGCCCTCCGACAGGTTCCCGAGACCGTGACGGTTGACCAGGACCTCCTCGAGTACGTCGTCGCCCTGGCCCGACAGACCCGGACCGACGGCCGGGTCGAGGTCGGCGTCTCCCCCCGTGGGACCCAGCGCCTGTTCGAGGCCGCTCGCGCCTACGCGACCATCGCGGGCCGGGAGTACGTCACCCCGGACGACATCAAGCGCGTCGCGCACCCGGTGATGGCCCACCGCCTCGTGCTCACGCCCGACGCGACGGTCAACGAGGTCTCGAAGTCCCAGATCGTCGACGCGGTGCTGGATTCGGTGCCGGTTCCGACGCTCGAGTGA
- a CDS encoding universal stress protein: protein MTDRPSILVPIRVLEGESVPEGVPGLLANAHVVLLGYHVVPEQTAPGQAQMQFEERATARLDEYEAIFEEAGAIVERRLVFTHDGQKTIDRTIHEHDCMAVLVPNATGAVDDVFVAVRGTVGIDRLARVVAGVFGAMDTSITLYHVVETEETDEDIETLLDGVADRLGELGVDESKIETRVERDLRPLEAIVDASEAFDAVVMGETDPSLVTYVFGMPADQVADRFLGPVLVVQHELANERDE, encoded by the coding sequence ATGACGGACCGACCATCGATACTTGTTCCGATTCGCGTGCTCGAAGGAGAGTCGGTTCCGGAGGGAGTTCCCGGTCTCCTCGCGAACGCCCACGTCGTCTTGCTGGGATATCACGTCGTTCCCGAACAGACCGCACCGGGACAGGCACAGATGCAGTTCGAGGAGCGAGCCACGGCCCGTCTCGACGAATACGAGGCGATCTTCGAGGAGGCGGGAGCGATCGTCGAACGGCGACTCGTCTTCACGCACGACGGACAGAAGACGATCGACCGTACGATCCACGAGCACGACTGCATGGCTGTTCTCGTCCCGAACGCCACCGGGGCGGTTGACGATGTATTCGTCGCCGTCCGCGGGACCGTGGGGATCGACCGTCTCGCCCGCGTCGTCGCCGGCGTGTTCGGTGCGATGGACACCTCGATAACACTGTACCACGTCGTCGAGACGGAGGAAACGGACGAGGACATCGAGACACTTCTCGATGGAGTGGCCGATCGACTGGGAGAACTCGGTGTCGACGAGTCGAAGATCGAGACGCGAGTCGAGCGAGATCTGCGGCCTCTCGAGGCGATCGTCGACGCATCTGAAGCGTTCGATGCCGTCGTGATGGGTGAGACGGATCCGTCGCTCGTGACGTATGTGTTCGGTATGCCGGCCGACCAGGTTGCCGATCGGTTTCTCGGCCCCGTTCTCGTCGTCCAGCATGAACTTGCGAACGAAAGGGACGAGTGA
- a CDS encoding APC family permease, with product MDKQPVDVETAGQNVAGEEPAAEPEAVTDDTTVHDDDVELERTIGLVGGLAIGIGTMIGAGIFVFPGLAASNAGLAATVSFGIGGLIALLVALPTSELATAMPRSGGGYYFISRGMGTAYGAIVGLGLWLGLMFASAFYLVGLGHYASAVFAELGVGLPFSPVIGIGLLFGAALTALSIGGTENTAKLQNIVVGILLVVLTGFLSYGVLDAFGVFGRASAPEHFFSRGYFPVLTTAALVFTSYLGFAQVATVAGEIKRPGRNLPLAMVGSVLVVTVFYVVTIFVATSAFGADRLGQFGETAMVEVAREFLGLPGAVAILGAGLLATFSSANASILSASRAVYALSRDALLPRKASEVNLRYGTPHVALLAAGGPILALVATGQVELLAEVASFLHLIMYGLMCVALIVLRRRNPEWYSPSYRVPGYPVLPGVGALASFGLIAFMQPASIAIGIVVMAVTYLWYRYYAGDVKLKGDI from the coding sequence ATGGACAAACAGCCCGTCGACGTCGAGACGGCGGGGCAGAACGTCGCCGGTGAGGAGCCTGCAGCGGAGCCGGAAGCGGTCACCGACGACACGACGGTCCACGACGACGACGTCGAACTCGAGCGAACGATTGGATTGGTCGGCGGCCTGGCAATCGGAATCGGGACGATGATCGGAGCGGGGATTTTCGTGTTCCCCGGGTTGGCGGCGAGCAACGCGGGACTCGCTGCCACCGTCTCGTTTGGTATCGGCGGGCTGATTGCGTTGCTCGTAGCGCTTCCGACGTCCGAACTCGCCACGGCCATGCCCCGTAGCGGGGGCGGATACTACTTCATCTCGCGGGGGATGGGTACCGCCTACGGTGCAATCGTGGGTCTCGGACTCTGGTTGGGGTTAATGTTTGCCTCCGCGTTCTATCTCGTCGGCCTCGGTCACTACGCGAGCGCCGTGTTCGCCGAACTCGGCGTCGGGCTCCCGTTCAGCCCCGTCATCGGGATTGGATTACTGTTCGGCGCAGCGCTGACGGCGTTGAGTATCGGTGGCACAGAAAACACGGCCAAGCTGCAGAATATCGTCGTTGGGATTCTCCTCGTCGTCCTCACGGGATTTCTCTCGTATGGCGTCCTCGACGCTTTCGGGGTTTTCGGTCGGGCCAGCGCCCCGGAGCACTTCTTCTCGAGAGGCTACTTCCCGGTACTGACGACGGCTGCACTCGTGTTCACATCGTATCTGGGATTCGCTCAGGTTGCAACCGTTGCGGGTGAAATCAAGCGGCCGGGGCGAAATCTGCCGCTGGCGATGGTCGGGTCGGTGCTCGTCGTCACCGTGTTCTACGTCGTGACGATTTTCGTCGCGACCAGCGCGTTCGGAGCGGACCGGCTCGGCCAGTTCGGTGAGACGGCGATGGTCGAAGTGGCCCGCGAGTTCCTTGGACTACCCGGCGCGGTCGCTATCCTGGGTGCCGGACTGTTGGCGACGTTTTCGAGTGCGAACGCGTCGATTCTGAGCGCCTCCCGGGCAGTGTACGCATTGAGTCGGGATGCCTTGCTACCCCGAAAAGCGAGCGAGGTCAATCTCCGGTATGGGACTCCACACGTCGCGTTGCTGGCTGCCGGTGGTCCGATTCTCGCGCTCGTGGCGACCGGACAGGTCGAACTGCTCGCGGAGGTCGCGTCGTTTCTCCACCTGATCATGTACGGCCTGATGTGTGTCGCGCTGATCGTGTTGCGACGCCGGAATCCCGAGTGGTACTCGCCCAGCTACCGTGTCCCGGGGTATCCAGTGTTGCCTGGCGTCGGTGCGCTCGCCAGCTTCGGTCTGATCGCCTTCATGCAACCCGCGTCGATCGCCATCGGCATTGTGGTCATGGCCGTGACGTACCTGTGGTATCGTTATTACGCTGGAGACGTCAAACTCAAGGGAGACATCTGA
- a CDS encoding GNAT family N-acetyltransferase → MDTTVEPTIRPYDPATDAGELWALKRAFELGLGEGTGDGGKAERYESKLTDAYREGYLEWVERCLDEESETVTVAAVGNEDGLEDERDGSSTLVGYVFVLPESLAYVWDAAILNELYVAPDARGTGVADALMERALAIARDQDLPLERLVLDVDRENDRAQAFYERHGFAHWGEMVARELGE, encoded by the coding sequence ATGGACACGACCGTCGAGCCGACGATCCGACCGTACGATCCGGCGACCGACGCGGGCGAGCTGTGGGCGCTCAAACGGGCGTTCGAACTGGGACTCGGCGAGGGAACGGGCGACGGCGGCAAAGCCGAACGGTACGAATCGAAGCTCACCGACGCCTACCGCGAGGGCTACCTCGAGTGGGTCGAGCGCTGCCTGGACGAGGAGTCAGAGACGGTGACGGTCGCTGCCGTCGGAAACGAGGACGGGCTCGAAGACGAGCGGGACGGGTCCTCGACGCTCGTCGGCTACGTCTTCGTCCTCCCGGAGTCGCTCGCGTACGTCTGGGACGCGGCGATCCTCAACGAGCTCTACGTCGCTCCCGACGCGCGCGGGACCGGCGTCGCCGACGCGTTGATGGAGCGAGCGCTCGCGATTGCCCGCGATCAGGACCTGCCGCTCGAGCGACTCGTACTCGATGTCGATCGCGAGAACGATCGGGCGCAGGCGTTCTACGAACGCCACGGGTTCGCCCACTGGGGCGAGATGGTGGCTCGAGAGCTTGGAGAATAA
- a CDS encoding GNAT family N-acetyltransferase, producing the protein MFPETFETDRLRFEPLTTETIAPLELYEYTNPDTDFGAVATHLTTDVHETPNDAREYLFESEKRWDEATRANWAIYPLEVEPAAGVFAGVASLIPLWEKRTARLGVWLRKPFWGRGYSSERAAATIAVAFDRLDLEVVSVGYLEGNEKSKRAIEKYVERYGGTYDGVLRNWVPLDGEVRDLHRYTITAEAWETNRPETAYTMLE; encoded by the coding sequence ATGTTCCCCGAGACGTTCGAAACCGATCGACTTCGGTTCGAACCGTTGACGACCGAGACGATCGCACCCCTCGAGCTGTACGAGTACACGAACCCGGACACTGACTTCGGGGCGGTCGCCACGCACCTCACGACCGACGTCCACGAGACGCCGAACGACGCCCGCGAGTACCTCTTCGAGTCCGAGAAGCGGTGGGACGAGGCCACGCGAGCGAACTGGGCGATCTACCCGCTCGAGGTCGAACCCGCCGCCGGGGTGTTCGCCGGCGTCGCCAGCCTCATCCCGCTCTGGGAGAAGCGGACCGCTCGCCTCGGCGTCTGGCTCCGCAAACCGTTCTGGGGACGCGGCTACTCGAGCGAGCGCGCCGCAGCGACCATCGCCGTCGCGTTCGACCGACTCGACCTCGAGGTGGTCTCGGTGGGCTACCTCGAGGGCAACGAGAAGTCGAAGCGAGCGATCGAGAAGTACGTCGAGCGCTACGGGGGGACGTACGACGGCGTGTTGCGAAACTGGGTGCCGCTCGACGGCGAGGTCCGCGACCTGCACCGGTACACGATCACCGCCGAGGCCTGGGAGACGAATCGTCCCGAGACGGCGTATACGATGCTCGAGTGA
- a CDS encoding PQQ-binding-like beta-propeller repeat protein — MSLWPRRTVMALGASLVIGSFLGAAETSSGADANSTIPMVVTPADADHWASYHGTPGNTAAISGSSRFPAPEIVAWEYDQDGDVVVADGTVYLRKGDGVHALSASDGSLRWAREDVGADGTPAVVDDTVYVTGDRVTALDADSGDTVWSTSFGTDGRIPSPTVVDGSIYVVVDGALRSLDANDGSPRWRRSGVDLERRDADAATFASIPVAVANDLVYAAVGDAGFVALGAESGEPVWAVQEETPSRGEGLPSIVATEDRLYVAWLGDGGDGGVDDGDDEGVDGDRNEGEEEEACLVLDADDGAVLERVELRFPLAATDTVRVSAERHGVNAYNYETDHSWTVGGSIDAWGRPSIGGRTVVVPYHPTDGSPALFGVDIETGLEQWSFPLAAVGLEDPHEARWPDFTYVIGDGTVYLSGEGSLVALEPATEVGANEAGADEDDAVGADTMDADEAGDADDSSSATESDDETREDDTDATAFDHTDHEMDVENDASNEEDGAPGFTVSAGLVSGGLVLEWLRRRIPANDSEQ; from the coding sequence ATGTCCCTCTGGCCCAGGCGGACCGTGATGGCTCTCGGCGCCTCGCTCGTCATCGGCAGTTTCCTCGGTGCGGCCGAAACGAGTAGCGGGGCGGATGCGAATTCGACGATCCCGATGGTGGTGACGCCTGCGGACGCCGATCACTGGGCGTCCTACCACGGCACCCCTGGAAACACCGCCGCCATCTCGGGCTCGAGTCGATTTCCAGCGCCCGAGATCGTCGCCTGGGAATACGACCAGGACGGCGACGTCGTCGTCGCCGACGGCACGGTCTACCTGCGGAAGGGGGACGGCGTCCACGCCCTCTCGGCCAGCGACGGGTCCCTCCGGTGGGCACGAGAGGACGTCGGCGCCGACGGAACACCTGCCGTCGTCGACGACACCGTCTACGTCACCGGCGACCGAGTGACGGCGCTCGATGCCGACAGCGGCGATACCGTCTGGTCGACGTCGTTCGGAACGGACGGACGGATTCCGAGCCCGACCGTCGTCGACGGGTCGATCTACGTCGTCGTCGACGGCGCCCTTCGCTCGCTCGACGCCAACGACGGGAGTCCCCGGTGGCGGCGAAGTGGGGTCGACCTCGAGCGACGGGACGCCGACGCGGCTACGTTCGCTTCGATTCCAGTCGCCGTCGCGAACGACCTCGTGTATGCCGCCGTTGGCGACGCCGGTTTCGTCGCGCTCGGCGCCGAATCGGGGGAGCCGGTGTGGGCCGTCCAGGAGGAGACTCCCTCGAGAGGCGAGGGACTTCCCTCAATCGTGGCGACCGAAGACCGCCTCTACGTGGCGTGGCTCGGCGACGGCGGCGACGGTGGCGTCGACGACGGAGACGACGAGGGCGTCGACGGTGACAGAAACGAGGGGGAGGAGGAAGAGGCGTGCCTGGTCCTCGACGCCGACGACGGAGCGGTCCTCGAGCGAGTCGAGTTGCGGTTCCCGCTCGCGGCGACCGACACCGTCAGAGTGAGCGCCGAGCGACACGGTGTCAACGCGTACAACTACGAAACCGACCACAGCTGGACCGTCGGCGGGTCGATAGACGCGTGGGGGCGGCCATCCATCGGCGGCCGGACGGTCGTCGTTCCGTACCACCCCACCGACGGAAGCCCCGCCCTCTTCGGGGTCGACATCGAGACGGGACTCGAGCAGTGGTCGTTCCCGCTGGCGGCCGTCGGACTCGAGGACCCTCACGAGGCGAGGTGGCCCGATTTTACGTATGTGATCGGTGACGGAACGGTATACCTGTCGGGGGAGGGAAGCCTCGTCGCGCTCGAGCCAGCGACGGAGGTTGGCGCGAACGAGGCCGGCGCGGACGAAGACGACGCGGTCGGTGCCGACACGATGGACGCCGACGAAGCGGGCGACGCCGACGATTCGTCGAGCGCCACCGAAAGCGACGACGAGACGCGCGAGGACGACACCGACGCCACCGCATTCGACCATACCGATCACGAGATGGACGTCGAGAACGACGCGTCAAACGAGGAAGACGGCGCACCCGGGTTCACCGTCAGTGCTGGACTGGTTAGCGGAGGACTCGTCCTCGAGTGGCTCCGCCGTCGAATACCCGCGAACGACTCGGAACAGTAG
- a CDS encoding replication factor C large subunit encodes MSDWTETYRPTTLSEVRGNDKARNKLEEWARTWDEHRKPVIVHGSPGIGKTSAAHALANDMGWPVMELNASDDRQADVIKRVAGEASKSGTLTGGSGGRRLVILDEADNFHGNADYGGSREVTRVVKSASQPIILVANEFYDMSNSLRNYCQTIEFRDVSARSIVPVLRDICRREGIEFEDDALRKIADATSGDLRSAVNDLQAVAEGSERLTVDDVVTGERDSTEGIFDFLDALIKEKDAHGALLAAYDTDETPDDLLNWVEDNVPKDYSGGELADAYEFMSNADRWLGRVRSTQDYSYWRYATDNIAAGVAASRREPKGGWTRYGPPSYWSKLGRTRATRDRRDAIAQRIADREGASIGTVRREIMPFLSSMTHLCRNRELTVEMTAAYDLDEKEVSFVTGSGADTNKVESIVEDAAERQAEETVSHSGSAFFGSADAEDSSDLDARSGEDARSDDGSSNEVDSSDESADSANASLLDVGSSGSDADGEATSRSGMGTGTAGDSSDADANDGASDVDESEEDEADEDDDGQSGLSDFF; translated from the coding sequence ATGAGCGACTGGACGGAAACGTACCGCCCGACGACGCTGTCGGAGGTACGGGGAAACGACAAGGCCCGCAACAAACTCGAGGAGTGGGCGAGGACGTGGGACGAGCATCGAAAGCCCGTCATCGTCCACGGCAGTCCGGGTATCGGGAAGACCTCGGCCGCCCACGCGCTGGCCAACGACATGGGCTGGCCGGTGATGGAACTCAACGCCAGCGACGACCGCCAGGCCGACGTGATCAAGCGTGTCGCCGGCGAGGCCTCGAAGAGCGGTACGCTGACCGGCGGCAGCGGCGGTCGCCGCCTCGTCATCCTCGACGAGGCCGACAACTTCCACGGCAACGCCGACTACGGCGGCTCTCGAGAGGTCACGCGAGTCGTCAAGTCGGCCAGCCAGCCGATCATTCTCGTGGCCAACGAGTTCTACGACATGAGCAACTCGCTTCGGAACTACTGCCAGACCATCGAGTTCCGCGACGTCTCGGCGCGCTCGATCGTCCCCGTCCTCCGAGACATCTGTCGCCGCGAGGGCATCGAGTTCGAGGACGACGCCCTCCGCAAGATCGCCGACGCGACGAGCGGCGACCTCCGGTCCGCGGTCAACGACCTGCAGGCGGTCGCGGAGGGAAGCGAGCGCCTGACGGTCGACGACGTCGTGACCGGCGAGCGCGACAGCACGGAAGGCATCTTCGACTTCCTCGACGCGCTCATCAAGGAGAAGGACGCCCACGGCGCCCTGCTGGCTGCCTACGACACCGACGAGACGCCCGACGACCTGCTCAATTGGGTCGAGGATAACGTGCCGAAGGACTACTCGGGCGGCGAACTCGCCGACGCCTACGAGTTCATGAGCAACGCCGACCGCTGGCTGGGCCGGGTGCGCTCGACCCAGGACTACTCGTACTGGCGCTACGCGACCGACAATATCGCCGCCGGCGTCGCCGCCTCGAGGCGCGAGCCCAAAGGCGGGTGGACCCGGTACGGCCCCCCGAGTTACTGGTCGAAACTCGGGCGAACCCGTGCGACCCGGGATCGGCGCGACGCCATCGCCCAGCGGATCGCCGACCGGGAGGGCGCGAGCATTGGCACCGTCCGTCGGGAGATCATGCCGTTCCTCTCGAGCATGACCCACCTCTGTCGAAACCGGGAGTTGACCGTCGAGATGACGGCCGCCTACGACCTCGACGAGAAGGAGGTCTCGTTCGTCACCGGGAGCGGCGCCGACACCAACAAGGTCGAGTCGATCGTCGAGGACGCCGCCGAACGCCAGGCCGAGGAGACGGTCTCGCACTCCGGATCCGCGTTTTTCGGTAGCGCGGACGCCGAGGACTCGAGCGACCTGGACGCCAGGAGTGGGGAGGACGCCAGAAGCGACGACGGTTCGAGTAACGAGGTGGACTCGAGCGACGAATCCGCGGATTCGGCGAACGCGTCGCTCCTCGACGTGGGGTCCTCGGGTTCAGACGCCGACGGCGAGGCGACTTCGAGGTCGGGAATGGGGACGGGGACGGCTGGCGACTCGAGCGACGCGGACGCCAACGATGGTGCGTCGGACGTCGACGAGAGCGAAGAGGACGAGGCGGACGAGGACGACGACGGCCAGTCGGGCCTGTCCGACTTTTTCTAG
- a CDS encoding aminotransferase class I/II-fold pyridoxal phosphate-dependent enzyme: MADRGFDLEEQLTSQAGADRRYSLAPTDRIDSRGYVSEPPRGGLPVLEADELLVFGSNNYLGLTANQRVQNAARQAAATVGTGSGGSRIATGDTMVHHDLERLLAETFETDRALAFSSGYAANVGTITALDPDVVFVDEYTHVSAFDGCRLSGTEVVPYGHCDPDALREAVDDALERRAIGEVTADVDANTVADVDTDTKADADADTVADANAEPDDESWLVVTDSVFSQDGWVAPLEELCDVADSVGAWVMVDESHATGLYVRGGGIVQAEGLVDRVDVQMGALSTALASQGGYVAGDDALIEWLAARAPPFVESTGLTPMAAAAASEALHLSKHGDHRESLWENVTRLRDGLLTMGYEVDGDSQILPVYVETRDMARALADDLRDRGVIVSAPVRPNSGGHASRNAVREGYVYALPTAAHTRDDLVACLEAFRDAGESLDIL, from the coding sequence ATGGCAGACCGCGGGTTCGACCTCGAGGAGCAATTGACGTCCCAGGCCGGCGCGGACCGACGGTACTCGCTCGCGCCGACCGACCGAATCGATTCCCGCGGCTACGTCTCCGAGCCACCCAGGGGCGGCCTCCCGGTCCTCGAGGCCGACGAACTCCTCGTGTTCGGCTCGAACAACTACCTGGGGTTGACCGCGAACCAGCGGGTCCAGAACGCCGCGCGACAGGCCGCCGCCACCGTCGGGACCGGATCCGGCGGGAGCCGAATTGCGACCGGCGATACGATGGTCCACCACGATCTCGAGCGACTGCTCGCCGAGACCTTCGAGACGGATCGCGCGCTCGCGTTCTCTTCGGGCTACGCCGCGAACGTCGGGACGATCACCGCGCTCGATCCCGACGTCGTCTTCGTCGACGAGTACACCCACGTGAGCGCGTTCGACGGCTGTCGGCTCTCCGGGACCGAGGTCGTTCCGTACGGCCACTGTGATCCGGACGCCCTTCGCGAGGCGGTGGACGATGCTCTCGAGCGGCGGGCTATCGGCGAAGTAACGGCCGACGTCGACGCCAACACCGTCGCCGATGTCGACACCGATACCAAGGCCGACGCTGACGCCGACACCGTCGCCGACGCCAACGCCGAACCCGACGACGAATCCTGGCTCGTCGTCACCGATTCGGTCTTCAGCCAGGACGGGTGGGTCGCTCCGCTCGAGGAACTCTGCGACGTCGCCGACTCGGTCGGCGCCTGGGTCATGGTCGACGAGAGTCACGCGACCGGCCTCTACGTCCGCGGTGGGGGAATCGTCCAGGCCGAAGGCCTCGTCGACCGTGTCGACGTCCAGATGGGAGCGCTCTCGACGGCGCTCGCCAGCCAGGGCGGCTACGTCGCGGGCGACGACGCGTTAATCGAGTGGCTGGCCGCTCGTGCGCCACCGTTCGTCGAGTCGACGGGGCTGACCCCGATGGCGGCCGCGGCGGCGAGCGAGGCCCTCCACCTCTCGAAACACGGCGACCACCGCGAATCCCTCTGGGAGAACGTGACGCGTCTCCGCGACGGCCTGCTGACGATGGGATACGAGGTCGACGGCGATTCACAGATCCTCCCGGTCTACGTCGAGACGCGGGATATGGCCCGAGCTCTGGCGGACGATCTTCGCGACCGGGGCGTGATCGTTTCCGCTCCCGTTCGCCCGAATTCCGGAGGGCACGCGTCCAGGAACGCGGTTCGGGAAGGGTACGTCTACGCGCTCCCGACGGCCGCCCATACCCGCGATGATCTCGTTGCCTGCCTCGAGGCGTTTCGGGATGCCGGCGAGTCCCTCGACATTCTGTAG
- the trxA gene encoding thioredoxin has protein sequence MSTDDETNPEGDDELERIRERKIEQLKTKAEQDHQRASSPDQPIAVESQSHFEQVLQEHDRVLVDFYADWCGPCQMLAPVLDRLATETPGTIAKVDTEALPGVAQQYGVRGLPTLILFENGQPAKQLVGMQDESTLRGLLE, from the coding sequence ATGAGCACCGACGACGAGACGAATCCGGAGGGAGACGACGAACTCGAGCGCATACGCGAACGCAAGATCGAGCAACTGAAGACGAAAGCCGAGCAGGACCACCAGCGCGCGTCGAGTCCGGACCAGCCGATCGCCGTCGAGAGCCAGTCGCACTTCGAACAGGTGCTCCAAGAGCACGATCGTGTGCTGGTCGACTTCTACGCCGACTGGTGTGGTCCCTGTCAGATGCTCGCGCCCGTCCTCGACCGACTCGCCACCGAAACGCCGGGGACGATCGCGAAAGTCGATACCGAAGCGCTTCCGGGAGTCGCCCAGCAGTACGGCGTCCGCGGGCTTCCAACGCTGATCCTCTTCGAGAACGGCCAGCCCGCCAAACAGCTGGTCGGGATGCAGGACGAATCGACGTTACGAGGGCTGCTCGAGTAG
- a CDS encoding universal stress protein — MARSILVPHDGSSHAQAALEYALETFPDASIVLFHAIDPFEVAPTEEQLSPLTDAWLADQESEAADLFAEATAALEGDASIETATAVGSPAQSIVAHVEDADADQIVMGSRGRGGAAGLQMGSTAEIVVKRANVPVTVVR, encoded by the coding sequence ATGGCACGCTCGATTCTCGTCCCCCACGACGGATCCTCGCACGCACAGGCGGCCCTCGAGTACGCCCTCGAAACCTTTCCGGACGCCTCGATCGTCCTGTTTCACGCGATCGATCCATTCGAGGTGGCCCCGACCGAGGAACAGCTTTCGCCCCTGACCGACGCCTGGCTCGCCGACCAGGAGTCGGAGGCCGCCGATCTCTTCGCCGAAGCGACGGCAGCGCTCGAGGGCGACGCGTCGATCGAGACCGCGACCGCCGTCGGGTCGCCAGCCCAGTCGATCGTGGCCCACGTCGAGGACGCGGACGCCGACCAGATCGTCATGGGCAGTCGCGGACGCGGTGGCGCGGCCGGTCTACAGATGGGGAGTACGGCGGAGATCGTGGTCAAACGAGCGAACGTTCCGGTGACGGTCGTTCGATAG